A single region of the Changchengzhania lutea genome encodes:
- a CDS encoding sensor histidine kinase translates to MTKKTKLIKKTSKTFLLTGLFLALLSSIALYVYTKTLLESEVEEVLYSTEVRIVDALEKNHTLYSLPPVMEVKKVERLGKEILKDTIIYDPSEDEMELFRELSTYKVINGTNYQITIRNMVVESEDFLLAIVISNIAIFVLAFIFLFYFNTTRNLKLWSPFFKNLEQMKRFSLTSKVPIELIDSDVLEFSELKNEISLLTNKVRTDYESLKQFTEDVSHEMQTPLAIIQAKIDNIINEHEISDKQFEQITSIQKDIQRLKQLNKRITTLTKIDNSQFVNIENINLTDLINEKIESFKELQFVNLVHTSKKELSVSMDGYLADILINNLISNAIKHSKKEEDITIKTKDNFLIISNFGEKALVHPENLFLRFYRESNGYQSTGLGLAIVKKICDLYGFKISYQFEIDHHVFSIDFSK, encoded by the coding sequence GTGACTAAAAAAACGAAACTCATAAAAAAAACTTCTAAAACTTTCCTTCTAACAGGTTTGTTCTTAGCGTTATTGAGTTCAATTGCGTTATATGTTTATACTAAAACCCTTTTAGAAAGTGAAGTTGAAGAAGTACTATATTCAACCGAAGTCAGAATTGTAGATGCTTTAGAAAAGAACCATACCCTTTACTCTTTGCCGCCTGTTATGGAAGTCAAAAAAGTAGAGCGTTTAGGCAAAGAGATATTAAAAGACACTATTATTTACGATCCTTCCGAGGATGAAATGGAATTGTTCCGGGAACTTTCAACCTACAAAGTAATAAATGGAACAAACTACCAAATAACTATAAGAAATATGGTGGTAGAGTCTGAAGACTTTTTATTGGCCATAGTTATTTCCAATATAGCTATATTCGTTTTGGCATTTATTTTTCTTTTTTATTTTAATACAACCAGAAATCTTAAATTATGGAGCCCATTTTTTAAAAATTTGGAGCAGATGAAACGTTTCTCTTTAACTTCAAAAGTACCCATTGAACTTATAGATAGTGATGTGCTAGAGTTTTCAGAATTAAAAAATGAAATTTCTTTACTCACAAATAAAGTGAGGACAGATTATGAGAGTTTAAAACAATTTACAGAAGATGTCTCTCATGAAATGCAAACACCATTAGCAATCATTCAAGCAAAAATTGACAATATCATTAACGAACATGAAATTAGCGATAAGCAATTTGAGCAAATAACCTCTATCCAAAAGGATATACAACGCTTAAAACAACTTAATAAACGCATCACGACGTTAACTAAAATTGATAACAGTCAATTTGTAAATATTGAAAATATTAATTTAACAGATTTGATAAATGAAAAGATTGAAAGCTTTAAAGAGCTTCAATTTGTAAACCTAGTTCATACATCAAAAAAAGAATTATCCGTTTCTATGGATGGGTATCTTGCAGATATTTTGATTAATAATCTGATTTCAAACGCTATCAAACACAGTAAAAAGGAAGAAGATATTACAATTAAAACAAAAGATAACTTTCTTATCATTTCAAATTTTGGAGAAAAAGCTTTAGTACATCCCGAGAATTTGTTTTTACGCTTTTATAGAGAGTCCAACGGTTACCAATCCACAGGACTTGGATTGGCAATCGTTAAGAAAATATGCGATTTATATGGGTTTAAAATCTCATATCAATTTGAGATTGACCATCATGTGTTTTCAATAGATTTTTCAAAATAA
- a CDS encoding response regulator transcription factor: MKYLIAEDELDLQQSIVTYLQRDGNICEVASDFGEALEKAAIYDYDIIILDINLISGSGLDVLKTIKKEKKRSGVIIISANNSLTDKLEGLDLGADDYITKPFHLAELNSRINAVLRRGKYGGDEIMEFNEIRIDTKSRTAYIDGKAMPLTRKEYDLLVFFISNKGRVLSKEIIAEHLWGDDSDLLDNFDFIYVHINNLRKKLTAEGAKYIKTAYGSGYKFIED; the protein is encoded by the coding sequence ATGAAATATCTAATAGCTGAAGACGAACTCGATTTACAACAATCCATAGTTACGTATCTACAACGTGATGGCAATATTTGTGAAGTTGCTTCAGATTTTGGTGAGGCTTTAGAAAAAGCAGCTATTTACGATTATGACATTATTATTCTTGATATCAACTTAATTTCTGGAAGCGGTCTTGATGTGCTTAAAACCATTAAAAAAGAAAAGAAAAGATCTGGAGTTATTATCATTTCAGCGAATAATTCGTTGACAGATAAGTTAGAAGGGCTAGATTTAGGAGCAGATGATTACATCACCAAACCCTTCCATTTAGCAGAACTAAACTCTCGTATCAATGCAGTGCTTCGTCGTGGTAAATACGGTGGCGACGAGATTATGGAGTTCAATGAAATAAGGATAGACACCAAATCAAGAACAGCGTATATAGATGGTAAAGCAATGCCGTTAACACGAAAGGAATACGATTTGCTCGTATTTTTTATATCCAATAAAGGACGCGTACTCTCAAAAGAAATTATTGCAGAGCATCTTTGGGGCGATGATAGTGATTTACTCGATAATTTTGATTTTATTTATGTCCACATCAATAATTTACGCAAAAAGTTAACTGCTGAAGGTGCAAAATATATTAAAACTGCTTATGGAAGTGGTTATAAATTTATAGAAGATTAG